In the Sebastes fasciatus isolate fSebFas1 chromosome 12, fSebFas1.pri, whole genome shotgun sequence genome, CATGATTACTGCATTACTGTGCTCTCCATTTCAGGATATTTCTAATGCTCAGTAGGCTACAAGGCCTGTTTTAAAAAGGTCTTTGTTTAGGCAAACTATATAGGGCTCACTGTGTAAATGGACAATGGTGAAATAGTGACAGAAAACAATACATGTTCTGTGGCATCAGTTAAAAGGCTACCTCAGTCATAGAAAAAGCCAGTTTCCTGAGGTAACCGAACACCTGTAATCAACACATAATAGAGAGAATATCCTCTTTGTGAGATTGAATGTTGAGAATAATAATGGGTCTGTGTACTTTGTAAACTCCTTCTGTAGCATAATtgttgctcctctgcctgcaaGTCGTGCACTGttaaacaaacagaacaagTCTTTGACTACTCAATCTGATACATCTTGTCAGAATATATAATTAACCTGGGTGAGACCTATTAAAGGTAAAAATTCAGGATGAAGCAGCAGTACACAAAACAGCACTCTTGCTGACAAACAGTGGACACAGCTGAGGACCAAAAATCAACAATGAAGCTGTAAGTTTTCATATTTTGTCTAATAGATATTTGTCTTTCTTTAGAATTAATCTgaattaattgttttgtttcagcTTCATGTATTGCCTACTTCTTCTGTTTGCAACTATGGTGGTAACTGCTGCCCCAATCAGAGGTAAACCAACCTGAAGAgagaacaaaatgtgttttttgagctTATACtcaacatttttaatgtatgtttaagaTTTATTAAATAGGACAGATAAcacattttctgtctttctttcttttcaagtGCGAAGAGACAATGTGTTAAGCTTCCTAAATGGTGAGATTATTTATgccattttatgttttatgtttttaatgtatgtttaagaTTTATTAAATAGGACAGTAGGGATAAcaccttttctgtctttctttcttttcaagcGCGAACAGACAATGTGCTAAGCTTCCTAAATGGTGAGATTATTTATGCCATTTTATGTTTTCTTACATGCAAAATTGTCCTACTAGTGCTTTTTCAAATGACGAATAAGTGTTTAAACCACCACTGCAAACTTTTATCACATAACTTGTTCATTACTCTTGCTATAGATACACTTGGCACATCTACTGAGGAGACCATACCTGCAAATACAACAGGTCTGtgattcaaaatgtaactttcaGATCAGAGATATATTCCGTTTTAAAACAGGAAGGTTTCATCTCACCAGATCCTCAAACTACTTTTTGTTCCCCAAGAACATAAATGTGAGTTTCAAATACCAGGTCACAGTAGAGACAAAACCAGAACAGAGGCAATTCTTGGTATTTGTGTTGCTTTATCGTTTAGTTTAATCTTCAGGTTGTACTGTAGAAAGCACCTTTGACATTATCTGATCGTATTCCCACGTCTGCAGCATATCGAAACCCTCCAAGTAAACCTGTGAAAGTGCAAGATTCGAAAGGTacatttttgtgcttttttcccctgttgacacaaataaatacacagtgaattatactgtgtatatactgtatgttgataACTAAAGCATCACTTTGATTTCCAAATTGTCTTTTGATTTGGTATTACAGAAACAGCAAACTCATTCACAGATACGTCAGAAGAAAAATCTGCAGAGAGTTCTGACACCAGTGGATTTACAggtttgtggactttatttcatgaacaaaaaaaatatttaatttcatatGAATAAAACAAGTCTGATAaaaatggaagtgaaagcagaggTGAAGAATCTTAAATTCAAGTTAAAACTAACATCCTAATGTCTGTAGCAGTGCAGACGATATATTGATGCAGATGttctacactgtaaacaattgctgttaatttacagcaggatttcagcAGTATTAatctgttattgctaaaaacagtgctttactgctgatcaactgtctaaagtatcatcagtaacagtttcatgcagtatttttttaattctgggacctgatctgcacatttgaggcttgtacattgtacatgattgtaaaatcagtgaattagctttattgttcttcactcacatgttgttctggtttgcattctgtgcttgtagccagctatagacagacattttgggaaaagtgtcaacaagtctattatagatttttcctaacaagtgcctttaattgtatttagtttgACTATTCCTAtttctgtaacctgctaagtctattcatctagggaaaaaataatgtttattaaaatgtatgtaaaaaatacaaccttaatagtgcattaaaacaaatcagtaggATAATgtaggtgaaaaacagctatataatgtatctttaaacagtaaattaactgtaaaatactgtgaaattaatgaaaaaaaaaaaaaacaggtcaaacagtatttttcattaacagtacaaagctgtaaatttcagcgacagtataataatgttaattttacagtaacataaaggcaaccctgctgccagttctttactgttattttactgggaaattcttaacagtgtaacTTTTACTCTTCCCAGATGCAGTGAAAGGCCTTGACAGTGATGAGAGCATGAGTTCTGAAGATGTGGAGAAAGATAAAACACCATCAAAGGGGAAACCCAATGTGGGGCCGATGGATATGAGCAGCAAGCTGGTTCAGGACCAGCAGGGCAGCGGGGAGCACAGTGGGCCACAGGGACCACAGGGGCCACAGTTGCCACACCAAGCAAGCAGAGATCTTAACAGTGATGAAGGAATGACAGTGAATGAAAGTTTGTCAGGAAAACCTGTTGTCCGTTTGAGTGGAGACCAAGTTATTTTCAGCCTCCAGAGAAAGCCACCACCAGGAAGAGTTCATGGGGTAAATGGTATGCTGGCCCCAGACAGAAGCAGAGAACTGCTGGATTGGGATAGTTTGGAGGACAACTATGGCAGACCTGCTCCAGTGGGTAACAGAGGAGATAGAGACTATGATGGTAAGTCCAGATTCTCTATACATCAGTGATTCCCAGTGGGgtctgtggcactctgtcagggggtccgcaaaataatttgcaataaattatgaaattgtgcttttaaaaaaagtgcatatgtacagatggggaccatttgcaccaataaaacaagcatattgtgtccaatACTCCCACCCATGTTAACTTtaggccaatagaaactctggtATGATTGTGACAAACAaaaataagttcattattttaagtagaagcacttactgaaagtcagctttagactggtaggtttaaacatctggatttattaggactttGCCAGTCTGTTCATTTTTTTGAAAGctttttaagatcaattacttgaaatgtaggctaGAAATGCTGTCAGGTTGAGTCAAAATGCAATCCGAATAAAATTATCCACTGTTTAAAAGTATATAAGGGGTATTAACATTAGCGATGAATCGAccagactttttcagtcctgattcCGATAGTGATACCGaataccgatccaataccagtgtttaattaagctgtatgcctcactgtgtggaagtgactgggatcattctggtatgtgtaaagcaacatcaggcttgacttaaacattgctttccatactttgtaaaacaaaatgtgaccactAAATACATaggtataaatgtatttaattgttcttcattattaaaataataaatcgtacaccagcaacttggtaaaaaatcttctaaattaacaggaattacaattcaagtgtaaacctttttaatgcagcaacaaattgatcCAGCTATTTGCGTCTGTATCGGCCCAATGTCCGGTCCAATATTGgtatatcggtgcatccctaattaacatGATTCCAATTGAAATGtgtcactatgaaacaggtctgaattatttaggttgaaaagttttagaatacaaatagttccaatggcatctaataGTACAAATGATAGTAAGCATAACTGGTGTTACGATTAAGAGGGTTAAGGGATCGCTGTCCCCAAAAAGTTTGTGAACCCCTgcattacattaaaaaaaatgcctttGTTCAAAATTATGCTCTGAGGAATCAAAGGATGAACAATTGTTTTTAATATTCCCACAGAAACCAGAGAGTTTATCAGTTCTGAAACGTATCCAATGGGTAAGACCTGTTTATTCTTCCACTAGAGGATATTGTAACATCGTTCTTTGATAACTGATGCACACAGACAGTGACTGCTTTCCTGAAAGATCTGTCATTTCTCATATATGCTTTTAGCACCTCCAGAGCACGTGCCCAGTAGCTTCTCTGTTCTGGCAAAGAGTCGAGCCTCCTGATGATCATACAAACTGGTATGTTTCCAATACGTTTGCATGTTTTCTGCTTATACTGTATCTCTATAGCCATCCAGTCTGGCTTAGGAAACAACTGCACGACATAATGCACATTTAAATTAGCTACATTTCCTCCTCGTCTAATTAAAGCCGTTTCCTAGACCTCGCTTTGTTATTCATCTGCATGAGTGTAATGCTgaattgtttttctctcttttcccagATTCTATTCCTTCCTCATAATGAGTCAGGGGCCGCCATCTGTTGAGTCATAAGAGGCTGACTGGCTGCTTCCAAATAAAGTTACTTCTGGGACGTTTTCCATccaaatttagatttttacaTGTATTTTGTTACGTGGTCATGTGAACAAATATAAGAAATAAAGAGGTTTTGATCATTTTGTGTTCGGCTTACTCTTCGAAACTGGTTAAAGCTGCTACAGCGTGACATTTGGTGCAAAGATTGTGGTatcaaaaatgtcagaaaatgaaatCATAAACTATTTTCGATGATTTAGAACAGAATAAGTGAGCTACGTGAGCCTGAAATTTGTAATCTGAAGTCTTTGTATGTTCACTGTAATGCTGAAAATACGTAAGTAATAAAGAATGCATCTTTTTCATTTCCTTGgttttaaaatgtagtttaatttataatCAGTTAAATAGAAATACATATTTGAAGACAGCTtaacatttacaaaaaacaagAATGTCATGCAGTAAACATCACATTCAGCGCAGCACAATAAATcatgcaaaaatacatacacataaTGTATGTTATTACTTATAATGCTGCAGGAGTATAAGTGGCTCACACACACCAGGTGTGTGTAGAAGAGTGTGTGGTATTATAGCTTGCAAACAAGGCATTATTGGGATTATTTATAGTTCCGTACATTGTTTCATTTCCTAAAGTGCCGAAGCTCACTGTACACGTCTGATTGgactccatgtaactcctacaaaaaaaggtcaaaacaaTTCATCATGGAAACACcaataatatatagatataaataagtTTCATATTTAGTTTCTTTGAGACTTAGATAATAATATAGTTTGGCTTTACCTGGTAGGGAGATTCTGTGACCTCTGTTGCCATTTTCTTTGATACTGATGACGGCAGATTTCTTTTACCTGTTAAAAAAGTCTCAAGTTACTGTCATATTACAACCGGGCATACAGCAATACACAAAAAGTCGGTGCTCACCATCACGAGAGTCCCACTCCCTCCTTCTCTTGTGGTGAGTCGCAAAGCAGAACACAGAAATAGTGATGAAGATGGTCAAGATGATATCAGAGGCAATGATGCCCACTACAGAGCCCATATAAATCATGTAACAGGAACCACAGTCTGTAAAAGAGTGAAGACATAGTGTTGTAgcacaaaaccaaaacacacaacatCATATTCCAGCATCCcacaagaggaaaagaaagtTAGATACCTTGTTGTCCTTGTGCAGATCCTGAAAGACAGAGAGTTATTAAAACCTCAACAGTTGAGAGAGTGCCCATATTCACTGTCAAAACACAACACTCACCGAACAACGAACCCGCAATACAAAGAGCGTCAGACATCTTCTTTATTGTATGTTAGTTTCTGGCGAAGGAGGAAATGAGAGCGAGAGAGGTCGAGGGCCAGTCCTCCTGTTTCAAATGGCTGTGATGTCGCACCCATAAACAAGATGTTGAAAGGCAGAGGTAGGAGGAGAGTTCACAGATGAAAAACTGTCCACAGGCGACACTGGCAGGGTGTGAAGGTTGTCAGCATGTGactgtgtgaggaggaggaggaggaggaggaggaggagggagtccACTGAGAGGAAGCTGGTGTTGTTGTCACATTCATGTGAGGGTTGCAGGTCTCATACATATTAAATTTGTGCACTCTGTCACATTTGATCATTAGGATTCAGGCCTTCTTTCTGACATTCTAACAGTATGTTGATTCTTCAAAGTCTTGCCAAGATAAGACGGTCAGTTTCAGTACACCTGCAGTTTCTGCTGAAATGCATGCGATCGTATCTCCAAATAGAGCATTTCCTCATGACCTGTGGTTTAAAAGCGAGGCGGTTGGCCACATTCACTGCTGCCTACACTATAGTCTGTGAGCCATTGTCAAACCACAGGTTTATCTTTAATGGTGATGTCATGGAAATGAAAGCGTacctttattgtttttgtcaaggagacttttattgtttcataatgtttaaatagaaaaagactaaatatttcaaatgattaatgtataaaatacatacatacatcaaAAACAGTACAGCAGCCTACTGAGCATAGAcatacacaacaacaacaataataataaaaaagtatatTAATATAGCAAAGTGCTGCACATTATTAAAACTAATAAGatagaaaatacaaaataaatgattagGACATTAATTGAACAGAGCcatataattaaaaatgttttcaaaattaagaataaatgtagccatttaATTAAGATGAGGTTGAAACCATATCATTTATGTTATGAATAACATAAATGATATGGAACATCATCCCCTCTAGTTATCAAGCTCTATGGGAACAGCCAGAAAACccatgaaaataatcagtaaCATTTTAGAATGAATgtttaatgttaaaatgttttttctccttttagTTATGAAAGAAGGTGTAACTAATTGCTCTTTTAAtggttaattaataatttactaATACCTTAGAGATGGATCATAAACCATGAATACCAAcaacttttgggttgccaggttgtgaaaaatcCCTTCTCATCTTTTTCTAACGggaaactttattttcattattcacTTGTTCATCGGGAAGTTTCCTCTAATACGccatttgacctctgaccttctgGAAAAGAGCTGCGTATCAGATGGAAAAAATCCACTTATTAACAACTTATTAACATTTCTAGTTAAAAACATGATGGATTGTTGTAAAATCCTTTATCATTTTTAATGACTGATGACATGATAATTCAACCCAAAAGTCGTTCTTATTGATATCTTATAGTTGACTGATAAAGCATTTGCTGGACTTGCGACTTTGCAATTATACAGACAGAGTCTTAAACCCATAGGCCAGCAGGATGCCTGCAGAGTTGAAGGAAATTTCTTTAGTATCAATATAGAAAACCAAACAGTTGAGGCGCAATTGCTGGATTTCACAGGGAGATGAACTGTAAGTGACAGTGAAAGAAAGGGATatacaatgttttatttttcccGAATGGGAATTAAAGCTGGTGTCTACTACAGATAATGCAATTGTGTAAAAAAACTGCCCTCAAGTCCAACAGTGAAAAATAGATCACAAGCTCAAGGGAAATTCCTCACGCACAACCGCCCTGCAACAACTTCCCAAATCTTATGAAACAAGAAGAGACAGTTTAGCTATAACCCCTCCTATCCAATCCAATCCCATGGCTAGCCTCTTGAAAAATTACTCAGGGTTATTTATTCAAGAGTGTTTTCACTGCACAAACTGAAACAACACAGTGCATCTATAGAGGAGGTAGATTAGACAGATAAGACAAAGGTATTGAATTGGCTTTGGTCAACATGTTCTTTGTGTTTCACTGGAACGGCAGTTTAACCACAGCATCACCACAACACAGCGAATTTAATCGGGTTACACTGCTCAGATGTCGCTTCAGGACAGCATGATAAAGTAGATGGGAAGCAGTATTTGTGAGAATGGAAGCTAACAAACTTGAACCAACCAAACACATACAAATGCATAAAAATAGTATTTATTGAACACTGAAAAACACGAATGATCAAGTCCATTCAACATAAATCTTTCCACACATGGACGAGTTATTCATAATGTTTACTTATTCTATTAATGTGTTGAAGCTGAAATGTTTTTGATAGCCTACAATATCAACACAGCTGCACTGTAAAATGTTCCTTGCTTCCTATGATAATGGAAACATTTACATCAAATCTGCAGGGCAtgttaaaatacaataatatgcTACCAGAAGTCAACTGCAGAGGGCGCTGTACGGTGTTGTTACAGTGACAACATTTTAACACTCAGAGATTTTATTCACAAGGTTGGTGAATTTACACACTTTGAGTTTTGTTTGAACAGTCTGAcacatattttaaatgtaaaaggtTATTCTAAAGCTTTTATATAGGACATTGTACATCCAGTGCATTGTATGTAATAGTAAAAGTGCTGTCAAATTAGATTGTTTTGTCATATGGGTTCTATGAATTAAGagttatatttttattgtatttgtaatGAACTAAACAGAACTTAATATGTGAAAGACACCTGTTTATACTGTGTTTATTGCAAAAGAGTTGAATGTAacaactgttaaattaatcttttataacattttgtaatatatttttGAACATACAGGATCTGAAATACTGAATATAATTTCCTAATGTACTGCACAATCTGTAGATTAGCTCTTGCAGTTGGCCCGGACATTCATGTACACTTTGTCAGCTGTGAAGAGATGAGAAGAGAGACCCAAATTTTAGTTTTTGACAACAGAAAGTTACCAAATACACAAAGAACATATTAAGGAAGTGAGATGAATATAGTGATATTATCGACCACAGGCACTCTTGGCTGGGTTAAAgttgcagtcggtaactttgagcaagttatatttataataactgtcattatatcctgacagtagtgcatgagacaggtaatctgtgaaaataatcatgatccATTAGTACATAGTAGGCACATATAGGTACAAAGTaactgactgcagctttaaaggtgtATCAAAGAGGCCAAACAGTtttacaaaatg is a window encoding:
- the LOC141779847 gene encoding TYRO protein tyrosine kinase-binding protein-like, with protein sequence MYETCNPHMNVTTTPASSQWTPSSSSSSSSSSHSHMLTTFTPCQCRLWTKMSDALCIAGSLFGSAQGQQDCGSCYMIYMGSVVGIIASDIILTIFITISVFCFATHHKRRREWDSRDGKRNLPSSVSKKMATEVTESPYQELHGVQSDVYSELRHFRK